From the genome of Elusimicrobiota bacterium, one region includes:
- a CDS encoding NAD-dependent epimerase/dehydratase family protein: MIGKMGRGVFSAYPQQYGGPGDNFDEKAGHVVASLMRRFHEAKTKKRGSLRLWGTGLPRREFIHVDDVADASVHLCSVPPGRLLSPINVGVGKDESIAELAAQVKRVVGFEGKMVWDPSKPGGAPRKWLDSQRLFDTGWKPKIPLEKGLRETYRFFRTHVAPS; encoded by the coding sequence TTGATCGGCAAGATGGGACGCGGCGTTTTTAGCGCTTATCCCCAACAGTATGGAGGTCCGGGGGACAACTTCGATGAAAAGGCAGGCCACGTCGTGGCCTCGTTGATGAGGCGTTTCCATGAGGCGAAAACGAAGAAAAGAGGTTCTCTCCGTTTGTGGGGAACGGGTTTGCCTCGGCGGGAGTTCATCCATGTGGATGACGTGGCAGACGCCAGCGTGCATCTTTGTTCCGTCCCACCGGGCCGGCTCCTATCTCCCATCAATGTGGGGGTCGGGAAAGACGAGTCCATCGCCGAGCTCGCGGCACAGGTCAAGCGGGTGGTGGGTTTTGAAGGAAAAATGGTTTGGGACCCCTCCAAACCGGGGGGAGCTCCCCGGAAATGGTTGGACAGCCAGCGGCTTTTCGATACGGGCTGGAAACCGAAAATTCCCCTCGAAAAGGGTCTCCGGGAGACCTATCGTTTTTTCCGGACCCACGTGGCTCCCTCGTGA
- a CDS encoding kinase, with translation MIISKTPLRISFFGGGTDYPAWFRENKGAVLSTSIDKYCYLTCRGLPPFFDHRFRVSYSVIELVRRVKEIRHPAVRGCLEHLGIRQGLEIHYDGDLPARTGLGSSSSFTVGLLKCLFALKGKFVGNYQLAREAIRVEQEVIKENVGVQDQMAASLGGFNFMEFGPDNRISVQPFVMSPAQARGLNAHLLLFFTGFVRHASEIAGDLVQNIPSRKSELKATCQLAYEAAKILGSPGKIKDFGKLLHEGWTIKKSLSNRISTPAVDEMYRLARRSGATGGKLLGAGGGGFLLIFAPPESHKRIRQALRSFLHVPFSFENSGSQVVYYRQVEYEGWTTPVSGHRLLRGN, from the coding sequence GTGATCATCAGCAAAACACCCCTTCGCATTTCTTTCTTTGGCGGCGGGACCGACTATCCCGCTTGGTTTCGAGAAAACAAAGGCGCCGTGTTGTCCACGTCCATTGATAAATACTGTTATTTGACCTGCCGGGGCCTTCCACCGTTTTTTGACCACCGGTTCCGGGTTTCGTATTCGGTCATCGAATTAGTCCGCCGGGTCAAAGAGATCCGGCACCCCGCGGTCAGGGGCTGTTTGGAACACCTGGGTATTCGGCAAGGTTTGGAAATCCATTACGACGGGGATCTCCCGGCACGAACCGGGCTTGGATCCAGTTCTTCCTTCACGGTCGGGCTTCTGAAGTGCCTCTTCGCGTTAAAGGGAAAGTTCGTTGGCAACTATCAGCTGGCGCGGGAAGCGATTCGGGTGGAGCAGGAGGTGATCAAGGAAAACGTTGGGGTGCAGGATCAAATGGCCGCCTCCTTAGGGGGATTCAATTTCATGGAATTCGGCCCTGACAATCGTATTTCAGTCCAGCCCTTTGTCATGTCTCCCGCCCAGGCCCGAGGGTTAAACGCCCACCTCCTTCTTTTCTTCACCGGGTTCGTTCGCCACGCTTCGGAAATCGCCGGGGATCTGGTTCAGAATATCCCTTCGCGAAAATCCGAACTCAAGGCCACCTGTCAGTTGGCCTACGAGGCCGCGAAAATTTTGGGTTCCCCAGGGAAGATAAAAGATTTCGGCAAGCTTTTGCACGAGGGTTGGACGATTAAAAAGTCCCTGTCGAACCGCATTTCCACGCCCGCCGTCGATGAAATGTATCGCCTGGCGCGTCGTTCCGGAGCGACGGGAGGCAAACTGTTGGGGGCGGGCGGGGGAGGGTTTCTGCTGATCTTCGCCCCACCAGAGTCGCACAAGAGAATCCGTCAGGCTCTGCGGAGCTTTCTTCACGTCCCCTTTTCCTTTGAAAACAGCGGAAGCCAGGTGGTCTACTACCGTCAGGTCGAATACGAAGGATGGACTACACCCGTTTCCGGGCATCGCTTGCTCCGAGGGAACTAA
- a CDS encoding glycosyltransferase family protein, producing MIVAAIQVRMNSPRLPGKALADLAGRPVLWHVVQRARAARRVDQVVIATSADPADAPIRAFAESNGIPFYAGSQTDLVDRLHQTAGRFGARALVRVTADCPLVDPLVMDQLVGDFLSHGETADYVCNTQPPTFPDGLDTEVFPTGLLAKLSREVSNPFWREWFTSYLADPLNGFRARNVRHFVDLSALRWTLDYEEDLAFLREIYGRLYRPGEPPFTMEGVLSLLRSEPALAALNASHSRNEGYAAALATHQVPPGDRPL from the coding sequence ATGATCGTCGCCGCCATCCAAGTCAGAATGAATTCCCCCCGCTTGCCGGGGAAAGCCCTGGCCGACCTGGCGGGACGACCGGTCCTCTGGCACGTCGTTCAACGGGCGCGGGCGGCGAGGCGCGTGGACCAGGTGGTCATTGCCACCAGCGCCGATCCGGCGGATGCCCCTATTCGGGCTTTTGCCGAGTCCAACGGCATACCCTTCTATGCCGGGAGCCAGACCGATTTAGTGGATCGGTTGCACCAAACGGCTGGGCGGTTCGGCGCCCGCGCCCTGGTCCGGGTGACCGCGGATTGCCCCTTGGTCGATCCCCTGGTGATGGACCAATTGGTGGGCGACTTTTTATCGCACGGAGAAACCGCCGACTATGTTTGCAATACGCAACCTCCGACCTTCCCCGACGGGCTGGATACGGAGGTGTTCCCCACGGGCCTGCTGGCGAAGTTGTCCCGGGAGGTTTCCAATCCTTTTTGGCGCGAGTGGTTCACCAGCTACCTGGCGGATCCGTTAAACGGGTTCAGGGCACGGAACGTTCGCCATTTTGTGGATTTGTCGGCTCTGCGGTGGACCCTGGACTACGAAGAGGATTTGGCCTTTTTGCGGGAAATCTATGGGCGGCTTTATCGTCCCGGGGAACCCCCCTTTACCATGGAGGGAGTTTTATCCCTCCTCCGAAGTGAACCGGCTTTGGCGGCCCTCAATGCGAGCCACTCGCGCAACGAGGGTTATGCGGCCGCGCTGGCGACCCATCAAGTACCCCCAGGAGATCGTCCGTTATGA
- a CDS encoding NAD-dependent epimerase/dehydratase, whose translation MKRILVTGGAGYLGSVLVRYLLEHGYAVTVLDNFMFGQMSLLDVCHDERLRVVRGDARHEPTVRELLQEVDAVIPLAALVGAPLCDRDPVAAETTNAGAVELLCRLTSKEQRILLPVTNSGYGIGEKGKPCTEESPLRPISLYGRTKVKAEAAVLNRGNAVSFRLATVFGVSPRMRLDLLVNDFVYRAFRDRALIVFESHFKRNYIHIHDVARVFLHGLENFDRMKGNVYNVGLEEANLSKWELCQTIQKHIPGFVFMEAPIGEDPDKRDYIVSNEKLLATGFRTSKTLDDGIRELIKSFAILRETRFSNV comes from the coding sequence ATGAAACGAATTCTCGTCACCGGCGGAGCCGGGTACTTAGGTTCCGTTTTGGTTCGGTACCTCTTGGAACACGGTTATGCCGTCACCGTGCTTGATAATTTCATGTTCGGGCAAATGTCTCTTCTGGATGTATGCCATGACGAGCGGTTGCGGGTGGTGCGGGGAGACGCGCGACATGAACCCACGGTCCGCGAACTCCTCCAAGAGGTAGACGCGGTGATTCCCCTGGCGGCGTTGGTCGGCGCCCCTCTTTGCGACCGGGATCCCGTGGCGGCCGAGACGACGAACGCGGGAGCGGTGGAACTGCTCTGCCGCCTGACATCCAAGGAACAACGGATCTTGCTTCCCGTGACCAACAGCGGTTACGGCATCGGGGAAAAGGGGAAACCCTGCACCGAAGAGTCCCCCCTGCGCCCCATTTCCCTTTACGGGCGAACGAAGGTGAAAGCCGAGGCGGCGGTTCTCAATCGAGGGAACGCCGTCAGTTTCCGCCTCGCGACGGTTTTTGGCGTCTCCCCTCGCATGCGTCTCGACCTGTTGGTGAACGATTTCGTATATCGGGCTTTTCGGGATCGGGCTTTGATTGTGTTTGAGAGCCACTTCAAACGCAATTACATTCACATTCACGACGTGGCCCGGGTGTTCCTCCATGGCCTGGAGAATTTTGACCGGATGAAGGGAAATGTCTACAACGTCGGGTTGGAAGAAGCCAATTTGTCCAAATGGGAGCTTTGCCAAACCATTCAAAAGCACATCCCGGGTTTTGTCTTCATGGAGGCCCCGATTGGCGAGGACCCCGACAAGCGGGATTATATTGTTTCCAATGAAAAACTCCTCGCCACCGGGTTCCGGACCTCCAAGACGCTGGACGACGGAATCCGCGAGCTGATTAAAAGCTTTGCGATCCTTCGTGAAACGCGTTTCTCCAATGTGTAA
- a CDS encoding Gfo/Idh/MocA family oxidoreductase gives MTYRAAVIGCGRIGCGFDDDPERGYVSTHAGAYRRTPGVELVALVDVDRDKRERYGKKFNVAALYPNDETLFDREKLDIVSICTWNDTHRAMVERAARAGVKAIFCEKPLSNSLADADAILRICREKNILLMVDHQRRFDRFHREAAAFVRGGGLGRLQQVTAYYTAGVANTGTHLFDFLRFCLGEVDWVQGIESRIAAPNASDPNIDGWLSFKNGPLVAIQALDVRAYTIFEFNFLGESGRFRITSHGFDSSFEASTGSKRFPGLRDLSPAPSPVDAGGGREFMLQAMAHLVECLDKGQAPVSGGEDGRRAMEIICALRESAASDGRRIHLPLKDSPILIPSR, from the coding sequence ATGACCTATCGCGCCGCCGTCATCGGTTGCGGTAGGATCGGGTGCGGGTTCGACGACGATCCTGAGCGGGGGTACGTCAGCACCCACGCGGGGGCCTACCGCCGCACCCCCGGGGTGGAATTGGTGGCCTTGGTCGACGTGGACCGCGACAAACGGGAACGTTATGGAAAAAAATTCAATGTGGCGGCCCTCTACCCCAATGACGAAACGCTTTTCGACCGGGAAAAACTGGATATCGTCTCTATCTGCACGTGGAACGATACCCACCGGGCTATGGTGGAGCGCGCGGCCCGTGCAGGCGTTAAAGCCATCTTCTGCGAAAAACCCCTGTCGAACAGTCTCGCAGACGCCGACGCCATCCTCCGAATATGCCGGGAGAAAAACATCCTTTTGATGGTCGATCATCAAAGGCGTTTCGATCGGTTTCACCGGGAAGCGGCCGCCTTCGTTCGCGGGGGGGGACTGGGGCGGTTGCAACAGGTCACCGCTTACTACACCGCCGGCGTGGCCAACACGGGGACCCATTTATTTGATTTCTTGAGATTCTGTCTGGGCGAGGTGGATTGGGTTCAAGGCATCGAGAGTCGAATCGCGGCTCCGAATGCGTCGGACCCCAATATCGATGGGTGGTTGAGTTTTAAAAACGGGCCCCTGGTGGCGATCCAGGCGTTGGACGTCCGAGCGTATACGATTTTTGAGTTCAATTTTTTAGGCGAATCCGGCCGGTTTCGGATCACGTCGCACGGTTTCGACTCGTCCTTTGAGGCGTCCACGGGAAGTAAACGATTTCCCGGCCTCCGGGATTTGTCCCCCGCTCCTTCCCCCGTGGACGCCGGGGGAGGCAGGGAATTCATGTTGCAGGCCATGGCCCATCTGGTGGAGTGCTTGGACAAAGGCCAGGCGCCGGTGTCAGGCGGCGAGGACGGGCGACGGGCCATGGAAATCATTTGCGCGTTGCGGGAGTCGGCGGCGTCGGACGGTCGGCGGATCCATTTGCCGTTAAAAGACAGTCCCATTCTTATCCCATCGAGGTGA
- a CDS encoding thiamine pyrophosphate-dependent dehydrogenase E1 component subunit alpha — protein sequence MIKYPYRGQKYADPAGWLTRHPKPFLWAMLRDMIRVRLVELEIERRYKEDEMKTPIHLVIGQEACAVGCAAALRPPDLVYAGHRNHGIYLAKGGDLKSMMAELYCRSTGCVGSRGGSMHLIDKKAGMAWTSAIVAGSIPIAAGAALAAQMKKEDRVIVAFFGDAANEEGVTSETLNFSVLKHLPLVFFSENNFYSVQSSLEGRQPSVEIHRRAAGFRPAGGSGGWNNVVAVFEAMSRAVERAREGRGPTFIEARTYRWRAHGGAGDDSPSGYRDPAEVEAWRAVCPIEGFEEALRSAGVFSKGQRAEWDQEIHREIQDAFEFARQSPEPSAADAFTHVYAE from the coding sequence GTGATCAAATATCCCTACCGCGGCCAAAAATACGCGGACCCCGCGGGTTGGCTGACGCGGCATCCGAAGCCGTTCCTGTGGGCGATGCTGAGAGACATGATTCGCGTTCGTTTAGTGGAACTGGAAATCGAGCGCCGCTATAAAGAGGACGAGATGAAGACCCCCATTCACCTGGTGATCGGGCAAGAAGCTTGCGCCGTGGGTTGCGCCGCCGCTCTCCGACCCCCCGACTTGGTTTACGCGGGACATCGGAACCACGGGATCTATCTGGCCAAGGGGGGTGACCTGAAATCCATGATGGCCGAACTCTATTGCCGCTCGACCGGTTGCGTCGGATCCCGGGGCGGGTCCATGCACTTGATCGATAAAAAGGCGGGCATGGCTTGGACCTCGGCCATTGTGGCGGGGTCCATTCCCATTGCGGCGGGAGCCGCATTAGCCGCGCAAATGAAAAAGGAGGACCGGGTGATCGTGGCTTTTTTTGGCGACGCGGCCAACGAGGAGGGGGTCACCTCCGAAACCTTAAACTTTTCCGTTTTGAAACATCTCCCGCTGGTGTTTTTCAGTGAGAACAATTTTTATTCCGTGCAGTCTTCTTTAGAGGGCCGTCAGCCCTCCGTCGAGATTCATCGCCGCGCCGCCGGTTTCCGGCCTGCCGGCGGAAGTGGTGGATGGAACAATGTCGTCGCGGTTTTTGAAGCGATGTCGCGGGCGGTTGAACGGGCCCGCGAAGGAAGAGGGCCGACCTTTATTGAAGCCCGGACCTATCGTTGGCGGGCCCATGGCGGCGCGGGGGACGACAGCCCCAGCGGATACCGGGACCCCGCGGAAGTGGAGGCGTGGCGGGCGGTCTGCCCCATCGAAGGGTTCGAGGAGGCTCTCCGGTCGGCGGGTGTTTTCTCAAAAGGCCAACGTGCCGAATGGGACCAGGAGATTCACCGGGAAATCCAAGACGCTTTTGAATTCGCCCGGCAAAGCCCGGAGCCGAGCGCGGCGGATGCGTTCACCCACGTCTATGCCGAATAG
- a CDS encoding alpha-ketoacid dehydrogenase subunit beta: MPWDEGLVNSLVYDEPDPKEGRVLGYAEAIHEALSILMEKREDVFVLGQGVDDPTGMFGTTRGLKERFGPERVFDTPLSEEGMTGVCVGAAMNGLRPVYFHNRPDFILLTMNQLVSHGAKASYMDNGQTRVPMVIWSAIGRGWGSGAQHSQAIQGLLLGVPGLKIVMPSNPFDAKGLLISAIEDNNPVLVFEHRWLMKQKGVVPPGYYRVPLGKGVYRRRGKDLTVVGTSHALHLAQQALDSLEKESITADVIDLRCLKPLDEEIVLASVAKTGKILIVDTGWAMGGACAEIGCLVAEKGFRSLRAPIRRVGLPDCPTPAGATLETFFYPSVDTMVGAIRRLHKE, encoded by the coding sequence ATGCCCTGGGATGAAGGTCTCGTCAATTCCCTCGTGTATGATGAGCCCGACCCCAAGGAGGGAAGGGTATTGGGTTACGCCGAGGCCATTCACGAGGCGTTATCGATCCTGATGGAAAAACGAGAGGACGTTTTCGTCCTGGGCCAAGGGGTGGACGACCCCACGGGCATGTTTGGGACGACGCGAGGACTGAAGGAACGATTTGGTCCGGAACGTGTTTTCGACACGCCGTTGTCCGAGGAAGGGATGACCGGGGTCTGCGTGGGGGCGGCCATGAACGGGCTCCGCCCGGTGTATTTTCATAACCGGCCCGATTTTATTTTGCTGACCATGAATCAACTGGTTTCCCATGGGGCCAAGGCCTCTTACATGGACAACGGCCAGACCCGCGTGCCCATGGTTATTTGGTCCGCCATCGGTCGAGGATGGGGGTCGGGAGCCCAGCATTCCCAGGCGATTCAGGGCCTCCTGCTGGGGGTCCCGGGCCTGAAAATTGTCATGCCGAGCAATCCTTTTGATGCCAAAGGCCTGCTGATTTCCGCCATCGAGGACAACAATCCCGTCTTGGTGTTTGAACACCGGTGGCTCATGAAACAGAAAGGCGTGGTCCCGCCCGGCTATTACCGGGTGCCGCTGGGCAAGGGCGTGTATCGTCGACGGGGCAAGGATTTAACCGTGGTGGGGACCTCCCACGCGCTTCACCTGGCCCAGCAAGCGCTGGATTCACTCGAGAAAGAGTCCATCACGGCCGACGTCATTGACTTGAGATGCTTGAAACCTTTGGATGAGGAAATCGTTCTGGCGTCGGTGGCCAAAACAGGCAAGATCCTTATTGTGGACACCGGTTGGGCCATGGGCGGCGCCTGCGCCGAAATCGGTTGTTTGGTGGCCGAGAAAGGTTTTCGTTCCCTCCGGGCGCCCATCCGCCGGGTGGGCCTTCCCGATTGTCCCACCCCCGCGGGGGCGACTTTGGAAACGTTTTTCTATCCCAGTGTTGATACAATGGTGGGCGCCATTCGCCGCCTGCACAAGGAGTAA
- a CDS encoding GNAT family N-acetyltransferase yields MREPFVVLKEVYLRALERADLPSLVKWINDAEVTRLLFMGDRPATVERLTEQWETEQRGGKDIPFAVCARKGDALLGTTGLYSIQWIMRTAEFRIFLGDKRYWNRGSARR; encoded by the coding sequence ATGAGAGAACCCTTCGTCGTATTAAAAGAGGTGTATCTTCGCGCGCTGGAAAGGGCGGATCTGCCCTCATTGGTGAAATGGATCAATGACGCCGAGGTGACTCGGCTCCTCTTTATGGGAGACCGTCCGGCCACCGTGGAACGATTAACCGAACAATGGGAAACCGAACAACGCGGCGGGAAGGACATCCCCTTTGCCGTGTGCGCTCGGAAAGGCGACGCCCTGTTGGGGACAACGGGGCTCTACAGCATTCAGTGGATCATGCGGACGGCTGAATTCAGAATCTTCCTCGGCGATAAACGTTATTGGAATCGGGGATCGGCACGGCGGTGA
- a CDS encoding glycosyltransferase family 39 protein produces MILLDGVFTLAFMGVCCGAGLSILRWVGTAPQRTARWLFGFAVGFFVLTHGIMVLGFAHRLTPSGLWGWFFGLTLASIPGWWFEWKNRSSETAGGVSPVTIPLPSRTLVRTAFWLFLALCLFNWVFAYSPPKGGDEVFYHLTIPKLSLERNQFAAFDDLPFSFLPMTAQAGYTFLMGVRNDIVARCLHAVFGVLSVLVLSFMTKEIFKVPWAVTASLAYLTPLFVCLSGRGDSDFFALFYVLLSVWAFMNHREEGKSPWLLLGSFCGGRPFQSNTNPSLL; encoded by the coding sequence ATGATCCTTTTGGATGGGGTGTTCACGTTGGCCTTTATGGGTGTCTGTTGTGGAGCGGGTTTGTCGATCCTGCGATGGGTCGGCACCGCCCCGCAACGAACCGCCAGATGGCTGTTTGGGTTCGCGGTGGGGTTCTTTGTTTTGACGCACGGGATTATGGTTTTGGGTTTCGCGCATCGCTTGACGCCATCGGGGCTTTGGGGTTGGTTTTTCGGATTGACTCTCGCGTCCATCCCGGGATGGTGGTTCGAATGGAAAAATCGGAGTTCAGAGACAGCCGGGGGAGTCTCCCCGGTCACGATTCCGCTCCCCTCTCGAACGCTGGTGCGAACCGCCTTTTGGCTTTTCTTGGCCCTATGCCTATTTAACTGGGTTTTCGCCTACTCCCCGCCGAAAGGGGGCGATGAGGTTTTCTATCACCTCACCATTCCAAAGCTCTCCTTGGAGAGGAATCAATTCGCGGCTTTTGACGACCTGCCGTTCTCTTTTCTGCCCATGACGGCTCAGGCGGGCTACACGTTTCTCATGGGAGTCCGAAATGATATCGTCGCGAGGTGTCTCCACGCGGTGTTTGGCGTGTTATCGGTGTTGGTGTTGTCTTTCATGACGAAAGAAATATTTAAGGTCCCTTGGGCGGTCACGGCGAGTTTGGCCTATCTGACCCCCTTGTTCGTCTGTCTGTCGGGTCGGGGAGATTCGGATTTCTTTGCCCTCTTTTACGTTCTGTTGTCAGTCTGGGCGTTCATGAATCATCGGGAAGAGGGAAAGTCCCCCTGGCTTCTCCTCGGTTCTTTTTGCGGGGGGCGGCCATTTCAATCAAATACCAATCCGTCCCTTTTGTGA
- a CDS encoding glycosyltransferase → MKITLLVPTINEIDGMRAIMPQVKKEWVDQILVLDGGSTDGTIEFAREQGYDVVVQKEKGLRQGYLEALPHVTGDVIITFSPDGNSLADRIPPLVEKMKEGFDMVIVSRYAPPAKSEDDDVVTGFGNWMFTALINFCFGAHYTDAMVIYRAYKKSLVNTLDLDKESTYRWAERLFFTRISWEPVLSMRAAKRRLRLSEIPGDEPPRLGGVRKLQIIRWGSAFIFQIAQNLFFWA, encoded by the coding sequence ATGAAAATAACGCTCCTCGTTCCAACCATCAATGAAATCGACGGCATGCGGGCCATTATGCCCCAGGTCAAAAAGGAATGGGTGGACCAGATCCTCGTTTTAGACGGTGGCTCCACGGATGGGACTATCGAATTTGCTCGAGAGCAGGGGTATGACGTGGTGGTGCAAAAGGAAAAGGGCTTGCGTCAAGGTTATTTAGAGGCCTTGCCGCACGTGACCGGGGATGTGATTATTACGTTTAGTCCCGATGGGAATTCCCTTGCGGATCGAATTCCTCCCTTGGTTGAAAAAATGAAAGAAGGTTTTGATATGGTCATTGTGTCTCGATATGCGCCCCCCGCCAAGAGCGAGGATGACGATGTGGTTACCGGTTTTGGAAATTGGATGTTTACGGCTTTGATTAACTTTTGTTTCGGGGCCCATTACACGGATGCCATGGTGATTTACCGCGCCTACAAAAAAAGTTTGGTGAACACTCTGGATCTGGACAAAGAATCAACCTACCGATGGGCGGAGCGGTTGTTCTTTACGCGCATCAGCTGGGAGCCAGTCCTGTCGATGCGGGCCGCTAAGCGCAGACTCCGCTTATCGGAAATCCCCGGAGACGAGCCTCCGCGCCTAGGCGGTGTTCGAAAACTTCAAATCATTCGGTGGGGTTCCGCATTTATATTCCAAATCGCACAAAATCTTTTCTTTTGGGCTTGA
- a CDS encoding NAD-dependent epimerase/dehydratase family protein: MLRRLRAKTVGLLSAPGEKENQLLDRAWVADRLAVVKPDVLFLAGGPSGGILENQRKPGDLLTVNLAMELNVLQLARRSRARRVVYFGSSCICPREAAQPMKESALWGGPLEPTSRAYAVAKLTGLEMGLAFDRQDGTRRF; the protein is encoded by the coding sequence TTGCTCCGCCGCCTCCGTGCCAAGACCGTGGGCCTTCTCTCCGCGCCGGGGGAAAAAGAGAATCAGCTGTTGGACCGAGCCTGGGTGGCGGACCGGTTGGCGGTCGTTAAACCCGACGTCCTCTTCCTGGCCGGTGGGCCTTCCGGGGGCATTTTGGAGAACCAAAGAAAGCCAGGGGATCTTTTGACCGTCAATTTGGCGATGGAGTTAAATGTTCTTCAACTCGCTCGCCGTTCCCGTGCCCGCCGAGTGGTTTACTTTGGGTCGTCCTGCATATGCCCGCGTGAAGCCGCCCAACCCATGAAAGAAAGCGCCCTGTGGGGAGGACCCTTAGAACCGACCAGCCGCGCCTATGCGGTGGCGAAACTGACGGGTTTGGAGATGGGGCTGGCGTTTGATCGGCAAGATGGGACGCGGCGTTTTTAG
- a CDS encoding DegT/DnrJ/EryC1/StrS family aminotransferase, with translation MAVLESGHISTFIAAPGQAFLGGEQIKRFEREFAAYHGVPYAVAFNSATAALHAAVVAVGVQPGEEVIVPPYTFTSTATCALMHNAIPVFADIEEDTFGLDADAVRAAVSPLTRAMIPVHLFGHPADMDPLLSVARERGLKVIEDCAQAPGAFYKGRRVGTMGDCGIFSFTESKTIMTGEGGMLITKDPVIAEAARLVRNHGEMITEGQKERTYTSTLLGWNYRMTELEAALGIVQLGRLDTLNAHRIKLAAHLNQGLSSLPGLSPVIVKPECQHVYYMYPFRFHEATAGISRAQFVQAMAAEGIPVGAGYVKPLYLNPIYHDRRPAAFRYYQGKATYDKGLCPVAERMHETDLLLLGVVRAPATTGDMDDILSAMGKVLEARGSFQKAGK, from the coding sequence ATGGCGGTCTTGGAGAGCGGGCACATATCCACCTTCATCGCCGCTCCCGGGCAAGCTTTTTTGGGTGGGGAACAAATCAAGCGGTTTGAGAGGGAGTTCGCCGCCTATCACGGCGTGCCGTACGCGGTGGCGTTCAACTCGGCCACCGCCGCCCTTCACGCGGCGGTGGTGGCGGTGGGTGTTCAACCGGGGGAAGAGGTCATCGTTCCGCCCTACACCTTTACGTCCACCGCCACCTGCGCGCTGATGCACAACGCGATTCCCGTTTTTGCGGATATCGAAGAAGACACCTTCGGTTTGGATGCCGACGCCGTTCGCGCGGCCGTCAGTCCGCTGACCCGGGCGATGATTCCCGTCCATCTTTTTGGCCATCCGGCCGATATGGACCCCTTGTTGTCCGTCGCCCGTGAGCGCGGCCTGAAAGTGATTGAAGATTGCGCCCAGGCTCCGGGCGCCTTCTACAAAGGGCGGCGTGTGGGGACGATGGGGGACTGCGGCATTTTCTCCTTCACGGAATCCAAAACCATTATGACGGGAGAAGGCGGAATGTTGATCACCAAGGACCCCGTCATTGCCGAGGCCGCCCGCCTGGTGCGAAACCATGGAGAGATGATCACGGAAGGGCAAAAAGAACGAACGTACACCTCCACTCTTTTAGGTTGGAATTACCGGATGACCGAGTTGGAGGCGGCTCTGGGCATTGTTCAGCTGGGGCGATTGGATACGTTGAACGCCCACCGGATAAAATTGGCCGCCCATTTGAATCAAGGGTTGAGTTCCTTGCCCGGCCTCTCCCCCGTGATCGTTAAACCGGAATGCCAACATGTTTATTACATGTACCCCTTTCGGTTTCACGAGGCCACCGCCGGGATCAGCCGGGCGCAATTCGTTCAGGCCATGGCCGCGGAAGGCATCCCCGTGGGCGCGGGTTACGTCAAGCCTCTCTACCTCAACCCCATTTATCATGACCGTCGGCCGGCGGCGTTCCGTTACTACCAAGGCAAAGCCACCTATGATAAGGGCCTCTGCCCTGTGGCTGAGCGCATGCATGAAACGGACTTGCTCCTTTTAGGAGTCGTGCGCGCTCCCGCGACCACCGGAGACATGGACGATATCCTTTCGGCCATGGGGAAAGTTTTAGAGGCCCGCGGGTCTTTTCAGAAAGCAGGGAAGTGA
- a CDS encoding class I SAM-dependent methyltransferase, which yields MSGKQETLFYSSEGDQWFRRNRTALVGFDPARDLPLRLMDLYQLRPKRVLEIGAANGYRLAEVNRRYGGETVGVEASQEAVQDGRRRYPSVRLLRGQATRLPVRGTFDLIIVNFVFHWIDRNLLLSAVAELDRFLSDQGFLLLGDFSPANRHRVPYHHVKDPSIQTFKQNYAELFLASGLYHPVAMLTNGHSSKVLSGGVPENERTGVWLLEKRLTDHYVPTSSVLGTQRKIRRP from the coding sequence ATGTCCGGTAAACAAGAGACCCTGTTTTATTCGTCGGAGGGGGACCAATGGTTCCGGCGAAACAGAACCGCGCTGGTGGGTTTTGACCCGGCCCGCGACCTCCCCCTTCGGCTCATGGACCTTTACCAGTTACGGCCCAAACGCGTCTTGGAAATCGGAGCGGCCAATGGATACCGGCTGGCCGAGGTGAATCGCCGTTACGGAGGTGAAACCGTGGGGGTGGAGGCTTCCCAAGAAGCGGTCCAGGATGGACGGCGCCGGTATCCTTCGGTCCGTCTCTTGAGAGGACAGGCCACCCGCCTTCCCGTGCGGGGGACCTTCGACTTGATCATTGTGAATTTCGTTTTTCATTGGATCGACCGGAACCTCCTCTTGTCCGCCGTCGCCGAGTTGGACCGTTTCCTCTCGGACCAAGGGTTCCTTCTGTTAGGGGATTTTTCGCCCGCCAACCGACATCGGGTTCCGTATCATCATGTGAAGGATCCCTCGATCCAAACATTTAAACAGAACTACGCGGAGCTGTTTTTGGCTTCCGGCCTCTATCACCCCGTGGCGATGTTAACCAACGGTCACTCCTCCAAGGTCCTCTCCGGGGGTGTTCCGGAAAACGAACGAACGGGCGTATGGCTTTTGGAGAAAAGGTTGACGGATCATTATGTCCCCACGTCTTCGGTCCTGGGGACCCAGCGGAAGATCCGACGTCCATGA